In Oscillospiraceae bacterium, the genomic window CATGATCAGGTCGGGTGCGCTGCCGCCCTCGATGGCGGTGTTGACCTGGTCATCGCCGTTGGTGTAGTCCAGGTACTCCACGGTGACCTTGATGTCGGGGTACTTGGCATTGAAGCTGGAGATCAGCTCCTGCACGGTCTCATCCTTGCCCCAGCCGCCGATGGGGTAGGTCCACAGCTTGATGCTTGCACCGGAGCTGGCGGTGCCGGAAGCGGCAGCAGAGCTGGCTGCGCTGGAGGCGGGAGCAGTGCTGGAAGAAGAACCGCCGCAAGCGGCCAGTGCACCGGCAGCGCCCAGCATACCGGCAGCCTTCAGGAACGAACGGCGGGAAATGCAGTTTTTCATGATAGTTTCTCCTTGCTCTCATCAATTCACGTTGTGGCAGCGGCTTGTGCGGGCGGCTGCCTTTGATGGTTCCATTATAGAAAAATATTTTCATTCTGTCCATACTTCCTTTTCATAAATTTTTCATTTTGCAACTGTGCAGGTTGTACAAGATTGTGGGATATCAGAAAAAACACAAAAGAAAAGTGAAAATTGCTCGTTAAAAAAGTTACAAAACGGTACAAAATCGGAAAAGTGAATGAAAAGACTTTTCGGCCTGAAAATCTGAAAAAGAAAGAGATTTTCAGAAAATGGGCCGTTTTTCCTCACTTTCTGTGCCGTCTGCACAGAAACCGGACCAAAAATGTGGGCAATGCGCCTCTTGCACACCCGGTTTGTTTCTTTTATACTTTTTGATGTAAGAAGGTGTAGGAGATAAGTCGGCGGCTGCCCTTTGTGCAGCGGTCGGGTAAGGAGAAGGAAATGTCTACAAATTTTTGGGAGCTGCTGCAGCAGCACCAGAATGACCTGACAAAATCGGGTCACATGGTGGCCGACTATCTGGTGCAGCACGCAGCAGAGGCACAGTATCTGTCCATCTCATCCCTGGCAAGGGAATGCAAGGTGGCAGAGGCTACGGTGTTCCGGTTCTGCCGGGCGCTGGGGTTTGAAGGCTACCATGAAATGCGCATTGCACTGGCACAGGCCAATGCCACCGGCGCACTGGTCAACCAGCGTGCGCCGGAGCCGGACGCCGACACGGCCACCCTGTGTGAGCACGCCGGTGCGCTGTTCATGACAGCCATCAATGGCACACAGAATGCCCTCTCACCGGAGGCGGTGGACAAGGCTGTGGCCCTGCTGCACAGCGCACGGCAGGTGTTCTGCCTGGGGCAGGGCGGCAGTATGCTGGTGGCCAACGACATCTGCGCCCGGTTTGCGGGCATCACCAACAAGTTCCGCACGGCGGGCGACAGCCACATGCAGGTGATGGCGGCCAGCCTGATGACGGAAGAGGATGTCGTGTTGTTCGTGTCCTACTCCGGTGCCACGCGGGATATGATCGAGACGCTGCGCACCGCCAAGGCCGCCGGGGCGAAGATCATCCTCATCACCCACTACGAGGACTCGCCGGGCGCAAAGCTGGCCGACATCGTGCTGCTGTGCGGCGCGCAGGAAAACCCGCTGGACTCCGGCAGCATCCCCATCAAGGTGGCGGTGCTGTATGTGGCAGAGGTGCTTCTGCTGCGTTATATGCTGGATGACCAGCAGCAGACCAACGAGGCACAGGACCGCACCACCGAAGCCTTGGCCGTGAAGATGCTGTAATTTCTCGGATCGAAAACACAGATGCCGCTCTGCGGCCGGGCATTCCGGCAGCCGGGCGGCGTTTTTTTGCAGCTGCACAGAAACAGAAAACAGACGTTCCGGAGCAATTTTTCTAAAAATGCAATCTTTTTGCAAATTGGCCTTGCAATCGGGCAGGATATCGTGTATAATCATCCCTGCACGAAAATGCAAACTGATTGCAATTTACTAAAATGAAGAAACCCGCTGTGGTTTTTGGGAGTGATATTTATGGAACTGTTTCTGGATGTTCTGGGCGAATCTCTGGTGGACACCGCCAAAATGCTGCCCTTTCTGTTTCTGGCCTATCTGCTGATCGAATACATCGAGCACCGCCACGGCGAGCGCATCGAAGCGCTGCTGGCCGGCGGCGGGCGCTGGGGCGCAGTGCCCGGTGCCCTGCTGGGCTGTGTGCCGCAGTGCGGCTTCTCGGCCATTGCGTCCAACTTCTATGCGTCCCGCGTCATTACGCTGGGCACCCTGATGGCCGTGTATCTGGCCACCAGCGATGAAGCCATCCCGCTGCTGGTGTCCATGCCGGCCTACTGGGACAAGCTGGTCGTGCTGATGGTCATCAAGGTGGTGTACGCTGTCATCGTTGGTTTCGTGCTGGACTTTGTGCTGCGCGGCATCCTGCCCAAGGGGCTGCGGGGCGGCTACACCGGCCATGCCGACGAGGTGGACTGCCACGAGGAGCACAACGATGAAGAGGGCAACGAGCGCCCCATCTGGCAGGCGGCTCTGCGCCACACGCTGGAGATCTTCGTGTTCATCTTTGCGTTCAGTCTGGTGTTCGGCCTCATCGTGGAAGGCGTGGGCGAGGACGTGTTCGCCGACCTGTTGGGCAGTATGGGCTTCTTCCAGCCGGTGGTGGCGGCCCTGGTGGGCCTGATCCCCAACTGCGCCGCCAGCGTGTTGCTCACCCAGCTGTATGTGGAGGGTGCTCTGCGCTTTTCCAGCCTGGTGGCCGGTCTGTGCACCGGTGCCGGTGTAGGCCTGGCCGTGCTGTGGCGCGCCAACCCCTCCTGGAAGCAGAACCTGTTCATCACCGGCCTCACCTGGGCCGCCGGTGCCTTTGTGGGCGTGGCCATGCAGGTGATCGTGGCGGTCTTCGCCTGATTCTGATGTAAAAGGGGCTGTTGCAAAATAGCTCTCTGAAAAAATATGCACAAAACCCGGAACCTCTTCAGGGCCAAAAGGCTCAAAAAGGGTTCCGGGCTTCTGCTTTTGCACTGTTTTTTTGTGCAAGTCGCTATCGCATTCTTATTTTGCAACAGCTCCTTTTGGCGTTCCCGGCGGCCGGGGGCGCACCAGCTCCTGCCTCCTATTGACAAGGCTTTATGCCTGTGCTATTTTTACAATAGGAAATGATGGCCTGCACGGCAGGAAAACATAGAATGTCTATAAAATTCTATAAGATAAGGAGCGTATCTGTATGAAACTGGCAATCGGCAACGACCACAGCGCGGTCGAAATGAAGAAGGAGATCAAGAAGTATCTGGAGGACAAGGGCATCGAGGTCATCGACGTCGGTACCAACAGCACTGAGAGCTTCAACTACCCCATCAGCGGTTACAAGGTGGGCAAGATGGTGGCCAACGGCGAAGTGGACGGCGGTGTGCTGATCTGCGGCACCGGCGTGGGCATCAGCCTGGCCGCCAACAAGGTCAAGGGCGTGCGTGCCTGCGTGTGCAGCGAGCCCTATTCCGCCCGCATGAGCAAGCAGCACAACAACTCCAACATCATCGCTTTCGGCGCACGGGTCATCGGCGTGGAGACCGCTAAGATGATCGTGGACGAGTGGCTGAACGCCAAGTATGAGGGCGGCCGCCATCAGGTGCGTGTGGATATGCTGACAGAGATCGAGCAGACCCAGGGCCTGAAGGCTGTGGACGAGCAGGGTCAGTGAGTTTTCAGGCCGGGAATGCATTACGAAGCGCAGTGTGGTTCCGGTTTTTGACAGAAAGAGCCGCCCCATCCGGGGCGGCTCTTTGCTGTTTTTACAGGGAAAATGAGATTTACACCCACTCCTCGTTGAACACATAGTCGCCGGGGGCGGCATGGCTGGTCAAGGATGAGAGCGCGCCGCCCAGCACACCGTTCTCGTAGCCGATGCACTCCTTTGTCAGGCCGGTGACGCCATTGCGTGTTTCGTGCCGGCGGATGATGGAATCGTAATATTCATCGGTCGGTTCTCCTTTATATCATATAGCGGGTCATATAGCGGGGCTTCACAGGCGGCCGTCTGCCACGGCGCGCCGGTGTTCGGCCAGGGTCAGCTGCCGCAGCACCTGCAGGCAGGGGCGGGTGTCGTCCTTGCGGGTGAACAGGCAGGTGGGTGCCGGCGGAAAGGGGAAGCTCAGCGGGTGGAACCACTCGGGCGGGTAGCCGTGGCTCCGCACCGGGCTCAGGAACAGGCATTTTCCGGCCAGCATCCGGACGTATTCCTTTTCAAAGTCGGGCACCATGAGCCACCGCAGGGGAATGTCCTCCATGCAGCGCCGTAACATGGACACGAATACGGCGTCACAGCTTTCAAAGCAGATGGTCTGCCCGGCCAGCTGGTCGGGGGTCAGGGTGCCGCAGGCACTCAGCGGGCTGCCGGGGCTTGCCAGCAGATGGCATTTGGTGTCGAACAGGGGCAGGCAGTCGATGGCGTCGCTCACCGGCTCCAGCAGCATCTGGATCAGGGCGTCCACGCCGCTCTGCAGAACCTCTTCCGGGGAGGTACAGGAGGTATCGGTGCGCACCTCCAGGTCACAGTCCGGCAGCTCCTGGCTCAGCGCCATCAGCAGGTCGTGGTACACAAGATCCCGCGACGCCATGGTCAGCGGCACCTGCAGCACCAGCTTTTCGCGCCGGGCGGGCCCGGCGGCCAGTGCATGCTGGAACGCCTGATAGCTCTGCCGGACGTTCTGGGCAAAGGCGGCAAACAGCTGCCCGGCTTCGGTGGGCTCCACCCGGCAGGTGGTGCGGGTGAACAACGGAGTGCCCAGTTCTTCTTCCAGTGTGCGGATCTGGTAGCTCAGGGTGGGCTGGGTGAGAAACAGCTGCCGCGCGGCAGCCGAAAAATTCAGTGTTTCATAAAGAGCCAGAAAACAGCGGATCTGACGATCGGTCATGCAAAGCGGGCCTCCTTTCCGGCATTTCCTCCATTGTAACAAAACCGCTGGGGAAGGTCAATGAACTTATAGAAAAAATATATAACTGAAAACCGGAAATTGAATTTCTCTTTTGGTAAAAATTTCACTATAATAACATCGTCAAAAAAAGCGTCAAACTGCGCAAGGCAGAAACGCTTTGGAAGAAAAAGAAGAAAGAAATAGAAAGGGTTCCGCACTATGAACAAGATCTCGCGCAGAAACTTCATCCGTGCATCGGCTCTCAGCGCTCTGGGCGCTGCCGCTGCAGGCGCACTGTCCGGCTGCTCCAACAACGCAGCCAGCAGCGCCGCCGCTTCCTCCGTGGCAAGCTCTGCCGCTGCCTCCGAGCAGCCCGCAGCCGCTGCTTCCGCCATCACCTGGGATGACATCTTTGCCACCAGCTACTCGCAGGCCAACCGCGGCTCCAACCCGGACGCCAAGGCTCCTGAGACCCCGGAAGAGTACATCGAGCAGAAGGGCAACGGCGACATCATGGGCTCCATGATGGTCGGTATGGTCGATTCCCTGAACATCCCGGAAGAGCAGTTCATGAACAACAAGCCCGCCTGGCTGGGCGATGAGCCCCAGCTGGCCGACAAGGTCGAGTACACCAAGGACTGCGAAGTTCTGGTCATCGGTTCCGGTCAGGCCGGTACTGCCGCCGCCCTGCGCTGCGCTGAAGAGGGCCTGAACACCATCTGCTGCGAAGTGCAGACCTGGGAAGAGTACGACAACTATGCCTGCGACCTGACCACCTACAACTCCAAGTTCTTCCTGGACAAGGGTGCCGAGAAGTACGACCCCATGGACATCTTCACCGAGTACATGGTCAAGGCTCTGGGCCACGCCAACCAGAAGATCGTCAAGGACTACGCCACCCGCTCCGGCGAGGCACTGGACTGGATGCTGGCTGAGCTGGACCCCGACTATGTTGCCAAGTACGCACACGCCGTGAACTACAAGGGCAACAAGCACTTCCAGAACCCCTGCAGCCACAGCTACTACTACGTCGGCATGACCCAGTGGCGTGATACCGGCACCGAGACCAACACCAACAACAATATGTGGCCGTACACCGTCCGTCTGCTGCAGCAGAAGGCTGTGGAGAAGGGCTGCGAGTACATCTACGGCGCACAGGGTCTGACCCTGGTGCACGAGAACGGCAAGGTCACCGGTGCCATCTTCACCGACATCGACGGCAAGTACTTCCAGGTCAATGCCGATGCTGTCATCGTGGCAGCCGGCGACTTCGGCGGCAACCCGGACATGCGTCTGGACCTGTGCGACACCCTGCGCAACCTGGCATGGTCCTACGGCAAGGACCGCACCGACGTGAACAACATTTCTTCCATGGGCCGTGACGGTTCCGGCATCCGCATGATGCTGTGGGCAGGCGCTACCATGGAGGCAGGCCCCCGTGCAGGTCAGGCAGCCGGCATCAACAGCCGCCCGTCCTTCCCCTTCGGCGGCATCTGGCCCATCTTCGGCAATGACGGCAAGCGTTTCTTCAACGAGACCATCACCCGCCACGGCTCCGTGGGCTACCTGGATATGATGCCGGAAGGCCAGAAGATGGTCTGCGTCACCGACTCCAACTGGGATGCTTACTGCGAGTATCAGGCATACGACCATCAGGCCATGGACCGCAGCAACGACTACATGCTGGAGAAGGTCCGCAAGGATATGGCCAACTACAAGACCGGCCCCGACGGCTTCTCCGTGCAGGCCTTTGCCCGCTACGGCAACGACCCCACCACCCTGTATGCTGCCGACACGCTGGAAGAGCTGGCCGACATCATGGGCTATGAGGGCGACGCAAAGCAGGGCTTCCTGGACGAGGTCAAGCACTGGAACGAGATGTGCGACGCCGGTTACGACTCCGACTGGGGCGCAGACGCATCCATGATGCACTTCAAAATCCAGGATCCTCCGTTCTTCGCAGCTTCCTCCGTCACCGGCGGCAACCCCTCCGGCGGCCTGTGCCAGCACGCTGCAGTCTGCACCGATGGTGAGTACCGCGTCCTGACCGGTGCCAAGGCTCCCATCCCCGGCCTGTACGCGGTCGGCAACTGCTGCGGCCAGCGCTACGGTGTGCAGTACCACACCCCCACCGCAGGCAATAGCTGCGGCAGCGCTTTCGTGACCGGTTACCTGGCTGCCGAGTACGTTAAGAACGATCTGGACAACGGCATCGGCGGCGGTGAGAACGGCTCTGAGGAGCGCACCACCAACGGCCAGTACTATGCCGGCACCTACACCGCTTCCAAGAACTCCGGCTACAGCACCGTGACCGTCACCATGACCTTCAGCGAGGACGCCATCACCGACTGCAAGATCACCTCTTCCGGCAACGATGACCTGATGAAGGACGACCTGCGCAGCAGCATGGCCGCTGCCGTGGTGGACAGCCAGGGCGACACCAGCGTGGATGCCATCACCTCTTCCACCCTGAGCTTCTCGGTCAAGGCTGTGCAGGAGGCTGTGGCCGACTGCATCGCACAGGCAAAGGCCTGATCTTTTCCTTGCCAAAACCGCACGCGCCCGGTAGAATAAGACCAGAACAGGGTTTGCTCTGACGGCACCGTGTGCGTTCCACACAATCGGTTTTCTTTTTTCTTCTCGGTGCCGCGCCGGGGCCGGGCATCTGCCTGCCCCGGCGCGGCATTGCTGTTATGCGGAGGTTTGAAACAAACATGGAGACGACAACGCTGCATCCGGTCGTGATGAAGCTCAATTTTCCCTTTATCACCCGCAAGCCTTCCTTCTGCGGGCGCACCCTCATCGAGGGCCACAACACCGAACTGCTGCACCGGTATGTGCTGGCCATGGCGCTGGAGCTCAAGGTCAACGCCGCCGACCTGGCCGACTGCGAGGTGCAGGCCATCCGTCTGGGCGGCGGTTCTGCCTCCATCATCAATGGCAGTGATCTGGACCACCTGCTGCGGCTCATCCGCAGCTGCTATCATGTGGCAGAGAACGCCCCGGTGACCATGCGCACCTGCCCGGCGGACATCAACGGCGCCAACATGCCCTTCTACAACCGCTCCCACCTCACCCGCTACGATCTGGAGCTGTACTCGTTGGAGCCGCTGGATTTCTGCACGCTGGACACCCTCAACTATTCCGAGCAGATGCCCTACATCACCCACGGTTTCCTGCGGGCCGACCGCCGCGACAGCATGGGCTTTGTGCTGCTGTACGGCAAAAAGACGGTGTCCCGCTGGGGCTTCCGCCACTCGGTGCTGGAGGTGACGCGCCGGCCAGTGTGTCATGTGCTGCTGCAGCGCTGCGCCGGAGCGGATATGCTGGACGACGCGGCAGCCCAGGCCCAGCTGGACGAGGCAGCCCAGCTGCTTACCGAGGCGGGCTTTGTGCAGTACCTGCCCCGGCGTTGGGCAAAGCCCGGCTGTGAGGACAAATTCTGGCAGGGCGCGGCCAACGGTATGGATGTGCTGGCCTTCGGCCTGTCGGCCTACACCCGGCTGGACGGCATGATCACCACCAATACCTCCGACCTGAACACCTATCTGGCCCACAGCGCAGACTACGAACAGATCACCGTGTCCACGGTGCCGGTGCAGACGGCAGAATGAACAAAAGCAGCCCTTCCCGTGCGGAAGGGCTGCCTTTGTTTTTGATTCGCGGATCCTGTCTGGATAAAATGTGCAGGGACCCTTACGGTTTCTGCCGTGCGGCGATCTGGCTGGCCGTGGGGGGCGTGTCGCCCTGCGCGGCTTTTTCCAGCACACCGATGCGGCGGTCCAGGTCGCGGATGCGCTGGGCCACCACATCCGGCAGATCCTGCTGGTCCAGGTCGTCGGCGGGGTTCACGGCCTTGTTGTTGATGCGCACCACCTCGGCGGGCACGCCCACGGCCGTGCAGTTGGCGGGCAGGTTGCACAGCACCACGCTGCCCGCGCCGATGCGGGCGTTGTCGCCGATGTACACCGGGCCCAGCACCTTGGTGCCCGCGCCGATGAGCACGTTGTTGCCCAGGGTGGGGTGGCGCTTGCCGGTGTCCTTGCCGGTGCCGCCCAGCGTCACGCCGTGGTAGATGGTGCAGTTGTCGCCGATCTCGCAGGTCTCGCCGAACACGATGCCCATGCCGTGGTCGATGAACAGGCACCTGCCGATGGTAGCACCGGGGTGGATCTCGATGCCGGTGCGGCGGCGTCCGTGCTGGCTGACCCACCGGGCCAGAAAGAACCGCTTGTGCTGGTACAGCCAGTGTGCAATGCGGTGATAGACCAGAATATGAAAACCGGGGTACAGCAGAATGACCTCCAGCACGCTGCGTGCGGCGGGGTCCTTGCGCTGGATGTTCCGTGCATCTTCCAACAAACCCATGAGGAGTCCTCTCTTTCCTGCGTTCACGTCGTGCCTATTATAATAGCACAGCCGGGCTGGAATGTACAGTGATATGCTAGGAATTGTTGCCGCTAACCCGCCCGCCGGGCACAAAAACCGTCTTTTGGGTAGAGTAGCTAAAAAATGCAGAGAGAAGCGCCAAACCTTTTTACAAACAAACCCGGCCGCAGGCATTGACACATTTCGCGTTTCTATGCTAAAATATTAAGAAGAAATTGCAAATGCCAAAAAGGAGACAATGCCATGCAGTGCAACGTGATGCGCCGGAAACTGAAAAAACTGTCCGCGTCCGGTTTTGCCGTGGGTTCGTTGTTTCCTTTTTTTGTGAAGTGAGCTTTTCCCTTTGCGGGGAAAAGTTTTTTTTTGCCCGTTTGCGGCTTTTGGCCGCAGACTGTGCCGGACAGGAGAGGAGACCGCCATGCTGCTTGTAAACGCTGTGAACACCGAAGGACGACCGCTGGAGATCTTTGTGAAGGACGGCAGGATCGCCGCCGTGGGCCAGGAGCTGGAGGCTCTGGCCGGGGACAACGAGACGGTGGTGGATGCCGGGGGGCTGACCGTGCTGCCCGCCTTTGTGGACCTGCACTGCCACTGGCGCACCCCGGGCTTTGAGTACAAGGAGGACGTGGAGACCGGCAGCCGTGCCGCAGCCGCCGGCGGCTACACCTTCGTGAACCTGATGCCCAACACCAAGCCCGTCTGTTCCTCGGCCGCGCAGGCCATGCAGGTGGAGCAGAAGGCCGCCGAAGTGGGTCTGTGTGACGTGAACCAGACCGTTTCCATCACCGAAAACTTTGACGGCGTGAGCATCGACCACCTCAAGACCCTGCCCGCCAGCGTGAAGTTCATCACCGAGGACGGCCACGGCGTGCAGGACAACGCCACCATGGCCAAGGCTTTTGCCATCTGCACCCAGAAGGACATCACCGTGATGAGCCACGCCGAGGACATGGAGATCAGCCCCTGGGACTACCGCCTGGCCGAGGACATCGAGACGGTGCGCAACTGCTGGCTGAGCGAGTATTACCAGACCCGCCTGCACATGTGCCATGTGTCCACCCGCGGCGCACTGGATGCCATCCAGATGGCAAAGCTCCGGGGCGCACCGGTCACCTGCGAGGTGACCCCGCACCACCTGTGGTTCACCAATGATACCTGCGATTACCGGGTCAACCCGCCCATCCGCACCGCCGACGACGTGCAGGCACTGGTGGACGGCATCCGCAGCGGCATCGTGGACGCCATTGCCACCGACCACGCGCCCCACTCCGAGGAGGACAAGCTCAAGGGCATGGCCGGTATGGTGGGCAGCGAGACGGCCTTTGGCGTCTGCTACACCAAGCTCTGCAAACAGGAGGGTCTGCCGCTGGAGGTGCTGGTGCACCTGATGAGCACCCGCCCGGCGGAGATCCTGGGCCTGGCCAAGGGCCAGCTGGAGCCGGGCTACGACGCCGACTTTGTGCTGGTGGACCTGGACACCCCCTATACCGTGGACAAGGACAAGCTCCACTCCAAGAGCCACAACACCCCCTTCGACGGCGTGGAGCTTTACGGCAAGGTGTGCGCCACCATCAAGGGCGGCAAGATCACCTATCAGGCAGAGGCGTAAGCAGGCTTGCCCTCTCAGCCTCACTTCGTTCGGCAGCTCTCCCAAAGGGAGAGCCCTTGGCAAAACGGGAAACTTTGCCGTACTGCCAGAGCCTTTCCCTTTGAGAGAGGTGGCATTGCATAAGCAATGACGGAGAGGGCGAGGACGTTCGCCTACATTATATGGTTACAATTCATTTCCTATAAATACGACTTACAGGAGGACACCCAAATGACGAATATGGACAAACTGTACGAAGCTGTTGAGGCTCGGGGCCCGGTGTGTGTGGGTCTGGACACCGATTTCAGCTACCTGCCCGCCGATTTTGTGGACAGCACCCTGACCAGGGGCGAGAACATCGTGCGCTTCAACCAGAAGCTCATCGACGCCACCAAGGCCGTGGCGGGTTGCTACAAGGTGCAGATCGCTTACTATGAGTCGCTGGGTCTGGAGGGCATGAAGGCCTACGCCGACACCCTGAAGGCCGTGCGCGAGGCCGGTGTGCCGGTGATTGCCGACATCAAGCGCGGCGACATTGCCAAGACCGCTGAGATGTATGCCATGGGCCACTTCACCGGCGACTTCGAGGCCGACTTTGTGACGCTGGCTCCCTACATGGGTCTGGACTCCATCAGCCCCTATCTGCCCTACGCTGAAAAGCAGGGCAAGGGCCTGTTCGTGCTCTGCCGCACCTCCAACGGCGGTGCCAAGGACTTTGAGTACGAGAAGCTGGCCGACGGCCGCCACGTCTACGACCTGGTGGGCGACAAGCTGAACGCTCTGGGCAAGGACTACATGGGCGAGCACGGCTACTCCTCCATCGGCCTGGTCATCGGCGGCACCCACATCGAGGAGGCCACCGAGATCCGCGCCAAGTACAAGGACAGCTTCTTCCTCATCCCCGGCTACGGCGCACAGGGCGGCAAGGCCGAGGACATCGCCCAGTACCTCACCAAGGGCAACGGCGGCGTGGTCAACTCCAGCCGCGGCATCCTGCTGGCTTACAAAAAGCAGCCGGGCGTTGCCTTTGACGAGGCCGCTTACAACGAGTGCGTGAACATGAAGGAGGCCATTGCCCATGCGTGCAGCCTGCTGTGAAGCCACCGTCCTGCGCAATGAGGTCATTGCCCCGGACATCCGTCTGCTGACCGTGGTCTGGCCCGACCGGGACCACGCCCCCCACGCAGGCCAGTTCTTCACCCTGCGTGCCTGGGGTGCCGACGAAGCCCCCTTCCTGTCCCGGCCCATCAGCGTGCACCGCTGGAACCCGGACAGCAGCACCATCGAGTTTTTGTATCAGGTGGTGGGCGAGGGCACCGAGAAGCTGGCACAGCTCAAGCAGCAGGATGCCTTCCAGCTCACCGGCCCCATGGGCAACGGCTTTGACGTGCCGGAGATCGTAAGCAAGTACAAAAAGATCGCCGTGGTGGGCGGCGGCATCGGCACCGCGCCCATGTACCAGCTCACCCGCGAGCTGGCCGCTGCCGGCGTGAAGCCGGATGTGTTCTTCGGCTTCCGGGATGCCCCCTACTGCATGGAGGAGTACCGGGAGATCGCCAACCTGGTGAAGGTGTCCACCGACACCGGCGCGGTGGGCTTCCACGGCTTTGTCACCCAGCTGTACGACCCGGCGGACTACGACGTGGTGCTGGTGTGCGGCCCCACCGTCATGATGCGCAATGCCGCCCGCCTGTGTGCCGAAAAAGGCACCCCCTGCTTTGTGAGCATGGAAAAGAAGATGGCCTGCGGCATCGGTGCCTGCCTGGGCTGCACCTGCGAGACGAAGAGCGGGGAAGGCAAGAGCGTGTGCAAGAACGGCCCGGTCTTTGATGCAACGGAGGTGTTCTTCTGATGGCTGACCTGAAAACGAACCTGCTGGGCTTTGCGATGAACAGCCCCATCATCGGTGCATCCGGCACCGTGGGCTACGGTGTGGAGTACGAGGAACTGGCCGACTTTACCAAGATCGGCGGCATCTCCGGCAAGGGCCTGACCCTGCACGGCCAGTACGGCAACAAGGGCGAGCGCCTGTGGGAGACCCCCTCCGGCCTCATCAACAGCATCGGCCTGCAGAACCCCGGCGTGCAGCACTTCATCGACGTGGAACTGAACGAGATGCTGGAGCTGAAGCAGAAATACGGCACGGTGGCCATCGCCAATCTGGGCGGCCACAGTGAGGAAGAGTATGTGGAAGGTGCCGCGCTGCTGAGCGACAGCGCCGTGGACATCGTGGAGCTGAACATCTCCTGCCCCAACGTCAAGGTGGGCGGCATGGCCTACGGCGTCAAGGCCGAGGCTGCCGGTGCGGTGGTGCGCATGGTGCGCGACGCCTGCAAAAAGCCCCTGATGGTCAAGCTGAGCCCCCAGGCCGAGAACATCCCGGAGATGTGCAGGGCTGTGGAGGCCGCCGGTGCGGACGCCATCAGCCTGACCAACACCTTCCAGGCCTGCGCCATTGATCTGGAAAAGCGCCGCCCGGTGTTCAACAACATCTTTGCGGGCCTGTCCGGCCCGGCGGTGCGGCCCATCGCCCTGCGCATGGTGTGGCAGGCTGTGGGTGCCGTGAACATCCCGGTGGTGGGCCTGGGCGGCATTGCCACCGGCCGCGACGCCCTGGAGTTCATCATGGCAGGTGCCGCGGCGGTGCAGGTGGGTGCGGCAAACTTCGCCAACCCCCGCGCCATGGAGACCATCGCCGACGAGATGGCCGCCTGGATGGACAAAAACGGCGTGAAAACGCTGGACGAGATCCGCGGCTGTGCCCGCAATGCTGAATAAGCACACGGATAATCCGGTGAAACCATCGGTTTATACGCATGAAATCAAAAATCATGCATAAATTTGCAAATATCGTAAAAGCGTGGTACAATA contains:
- a CDS encoding MurR/RpiR family transcriptional regulator yields the protein MSTNFWELLQQHQNDLTKSGHMVADYLVQHAAEAQYLSISSLARECKVAEATVFRFCRALGFEGYHEMRIALAQANATGALVNQRAPEPDADTATLCEHAGALFMTAINGTQNALSPEAVDKAVALLHSARQVFCLGQGGSMLVANDICARFAGITNKFRTAGDSHMQVMAASLMTEEDVVLFVSYSGATRDMIETLRTAKAAGAKIILITHYEDSPGAKLADIVLLCGAQENPLDSGSIPIKVAVLYVAEVLLLRYMLDDQQQTNEAQDRTTEALAVKML
- a CDS encoding arsenic efflux protein; this encodes MELFLDVLGESLVDTAKMLPFLFLAYLLIEYIEHRHGERIEALLAGGGRWGAVPGALLGCVPQCGFSAIASNFYASRVITLGTLMAVYLATSDEAIPLLVSMPAYWDKLVVLMVIKVVYAVIVGFVLDFVLRGILPKGLRGGYTGHADEVDCHEEHNDEEGNERPIWQAALRHTLEIFVFIFAFSLVFGLIVEGVGEDVFADLLGSMGFFQPVVAALVGLIPNCAASVLLTQLYVEGALRFSSLVAGLCTGAGVGLAVLWRANPSWKQNLFITGLTWAAGAFVGVAMQVIVAVFA
- the rpiB gene encoding ribose 5-phosphate isomerase B, with the translated sequence MKLAIGNDHSAVEMKKEIKKYLEDKGIEVIDVGTNSTESFNYPISGYKVGKMVANGEVDGGVLICGTGVGISLAANKVKGVRACVCSEPYSARMSKQHNNSNIIAFGARVIGVETAKMIVDEWLNAKYEGGRHQVRVDMLTEIEQTQGLKAVDEQGQ
- a CDS encoding LysR family transcriptional regulator, whose amino-acid sequence is MTDRQIRCFLALYETLNFSAAARQLFLTQPTLSYQIRTLEEELGTPLFTRTTCRVEPTEAGQLFAAFAQNVRQSYQAFQHALAAGPARREKLVLQVPLTMASRDLVYHDLLMALSQELPDCDLEVRTDTSCTSPEEVLQSGVDALIQMLLEPVSDAIDCLPLFDTKCHLLASPGSPLSACGTLTPDQLAGQTICFESCDAVFVSMLRRCMEDIPLRWLMVPDFEKEYVRMLAGKCLFLSPVRSHGYPPEWFHPLSFPFPPAPTCLFTRKDDTRPCLQVLRQLTLAEHRRAVADGRL
- a CDS encoding FAD-binding protein, which encodes MNKISRRNFIRASALSALGAAAAGALSGCSNNAASSAAASSVASSAAASEQPAAAASAITWDDIFATSYSQANRGSNPDAKAPETPEEYIEQKGNGDIMGSMMVGMVDSLNIPEEQFMNNKPAWLGDEPQLADKVEYTKDCEVLVIGSGQAGTAAALRCAEEGLNTICCEVQTWEEYDNYACDLTTYNSKFFLDKGAEKYDPMDIFTEYMVKALGHANQKIVKDYATRSGEALDWMLAELDPDYVAKYAHAVNYKGNKHFQNPCSHSYYYVGMTQWRDTGTETNTNNNMWPYTVRLLQQKAVEKGCEYIYGAQGLTLVHENGKVTGAIFTDIDGKYFQVNADAVIVAAGDFGGNPDMRLDLCDTLRNLAWSYGKDRTDVNNISSMGRDGSGIRMMLWAGATMEAGPRAGQAAGINSRPSFPFGGIWPIFGNDGKRFFNETITRHGSVGYLDMMPEGQKMVCVTDSNWDAYCEYQAYDHQAMDRSNDYMLEKVRKDMANYKTGPDGFSVQAFARYGNDPTTLYAADTLEELADIMGYEGDAKQGFLDEVKHWNEMCDAGYDSDWGADASMMHFKIQDPPFFAASSVTGGNPSGGLCQHAAVCTDGEYRVLTGAKAPIPGLYAVGNCCGQRYGVQYHTPTAGNSCGSAFVTGYLAAEYVKNDLDNGIGGGENGSEERTTNGQYYAGTYTASKNSGYSTVTVTMTFSEDAITDCKITSSGNDDLMKDDLRSSMAAAVVDSQGDTSVDAITSSTLSFSVKAVQEAVADCIAQAKA
- the cysE gene encoding serine O-acetyltransferase → MGLLEDARNIQRKDPAARSVLEVILLYPGFHILVYHRIAHWLYQHKRFFLARWVSQHGRRRTGIEIHPGATIGRCLFIDHGMGIVFGETCEIGDNCTIYHGVTLGGTGKDTGKRHPTLGNNVLIGAGTKVLGPVYIGDNARIGAGSVVLCNLPANCTAVGVPAEVVRINNKAVNPADDLDQQDLPDVVAQRIRDLDRRIGVLEKAAQGDTPPTASQIAARQKP